One Primulina eburnea isolate SZY01 chromosome 4, ASM2296580v1, whole genome shotgun sequence genomic window, AGTTGGAATTCAAAGTTATATAATATGAAGCATTCAATTTTCATCaccaatttttgaaaaataactaGTGATGAAGTACAAACACAAGTTAAAGTATATAATAATCAAAACATGTATAATGTAATCAAATAACAAAGTTAAAGTATTTTGATTAATCAATAAACCAAAACTTATTTTGACGATTTAGAGGCATAAATATTTGCTCATTTTGCATGATCAAGATTCAAGAAGATGTTTAAGtactattttttttcaaatgataatatAGTCGATCCGTTCTATATTGATATCGATCCGACTAAAAATTTGTAAGCTAGTTGAATTATTTTCTTATGATTCATGCTACATGTACAATAGGGTTATGCATTGAGTTACAAAGTACGTTTGAAATAACAAAAATAtcttaaatgtatttttgaaagAGTTTTACAAAGAAAATATAAAGATAATTTTTTGTTACAAATTCGATccttttctgaatgatcttcacacTAATCCTATTTACCATTATTAAACACAATCTTTATTTCTGTAAAAAAAACCAATAAAATTAATGTGAATTTCCAAAAATACTGGTCAATATCACACCCCAATATATTGCAAATAATTACTCAATTAAATAACAAAACATACAAAATCAGTACAAATAGACGAGCAAAGTTTCATTTTTTTCATATTCATTTTCATCAATTCTTCTCACTTTGACGCCATGGAAACCAAGAAAACCACATTTCTTTTCATCGGGCTCTTCTGCATGGTCTTGCTATTCAACTCAGGTAAAACTTATGTTTTTCATTTCAAATATACAATTTCGATATATTGTCCACCAACCGTGTTCACATTTGTGTCAACTGCTGATAAGACACTCACTTGTTGAACGTGAtgaaacatatcaaaattatatactcACTATTCATCTCAGCGGTGGGTAGAGAGAGAATACGATTGATGGACaacatattatttataaatcttctttaaattaaatgaatttttttCCATTATTACAGTGAgtgcagattttgagaaaaaGGACTATATATCAAGGGCTTTGCTCGATATTCTCAGATTGCGATACGCATTGCAGGGAAACCGGATTCAAGAGCACCGGAGGGAAATGTATTCATATCACTGGAGAAGCAAGTTCACCTCTGATTTGTGTCTGCATAACTACCTAATTAATATAAATTAGTATTGTGTCCTATTTTCTTTGATTCgaataaataaatgaaattcTTCATTATTCAGTATTCTTCtcaaagagtgagtctcatgtgagatcgtctcacggatcataatctgtgagacgagtcaaccttacccatattcacaataaaaattaatactcttagcataaaaaataatactttttttcatgggtgatctaaataaaagatctatctcacaaatacgatccgtaagaccgtcccacacaaatttttgtccttCTCAAATTCATAATTATCTACCAGCAAACTTTTGCACGTGTCTTAAGTGCATATAGTAAAAATGCTATAATCATTTGAAAAGtcaaaattttgaattaaaaataattttttttactaattttaaaagttgtaGAAATTGAATATGacattaaaaaaatacataaatttactaaaatagattttttattattttttattaaataaaaatagagtAATTTTGTAATTTAAAGAGATATCATTGGTATTTTAAAAATTCGCCATGAAACCAAAATTATTAATTCTAAGTGAATCAACTTATTAATATAgcatatatatattatagatAATATAGAtacaattatatattatatgattaCTATTAGTTTAAACACATAAACTCCAATGAAATTGTCATCAATTTTATGATACGGATCTttgcatgaaaaaatattaatttttgtgtacaaaaatattatttttcatagtAGATATAGATCGAGTCGACCACGTCTCACATATATAAACTTGTAAAACTATTTCACGAGAGACATTCTCTATATTAAATATGTACGTCACATAACAATTATTTGTTGTCACGATGTAATTTTAACATACCAATATATAATacctcaattttttttattcaatccTCCTCAAGTACATTTCATTTGGGCAAATTAAAAACTCGATGTTTTCTCCAATATTTTTCTCCTATAAGAGATTATTCTAAttatcacattttatagcttttatCAGCTcttcgatattcacaataaaaaaatactttagcataaaaatataatttttcattgatgaacCAAATAGAGATCCATATCACAGAATAAGATCAATATAAAAACTGTTTGAAACAATTTTTTCAATTAGAATAGGACTACCTATATCAagtatcaactttaaaaaataatcaataaatgAAAAAATTTCCTCTATGAATTATATTTGTAAATTCAAAAAAGCtaatatgagaccgtctcatatgtcaattttgtgatattGATGTCTAACCCAttctgaaatattattttttatatcaaacaTATTACTTTTAAATGTATGTATGGATCGAGTCGACATGTCTCATAGATATAgatccatgagaccgtctcataatatatatacatctatGTTTATCGTATTGTACAATCATACCCACATATTTTATtggttaaattaaatttttttaataggaGAAAAGTTGTTACAATTGATTCTCGGacaaaaaatttgtgtgagacgatctcaaaagtcgtattttatgagacagatctcttatttgagttatccatgaaaaatattactttttatactaagagtattattttttattgtgaaaatcAGTAGAGTTGATTCATCTCACATATAAAGGTtctatccgtctcacaaaatttgacccgtgagaccgtctcacacaagttacTGCCTTATTCTTATTGGAAAAAATgacattatttatttgaataatttaAGTTAATAAAATTAGAATATCTTTATTTTCAATCAGAGCCCAATAATATCCACGGGCCTTCCAACTAGAATCAATTTTAGAAAGCCCACTTTTCTAGCAAAGAAGCCCAATTAACTAAATATCCGTtctcaaaaaataataaaataaaatctcattCATCTCGCTTATAGATTTCATTTATTGGATAAAAATGCATCAAAAATATTGAGATTGCTAAAATATACGAAAAAATGGATCATGCTGGAGTTATATTTCAGAATCCCATTTCTCTACTACATCACCCATCAAAAGTTTGCGGCAAAACTCGGGCGTTTGCCCTCAACCCATCTGAATTCTTCTCCTCAAACTCGGTTTTGAGCGTTTTGAGGTAAAGGAAGCCAACTTTTACCTTCGGCCACTCGAATTAAGCGGCCCAAAGGATCCAAAGTTCATGCTTCGCCTGTTGTCTATGCAAACAATCCAATTTCTTGTGAAGGTGCAAGTCTTTTCGCCAGGCAGAGTCACTTCTTTAAGTTTTATGTGGGTTTTTTGGTTGTGTAGTTTCTTGATGGTGTGATGAAGTGGTTTGGGGTTTGGTGTTGGTTAGTATTGTTTGCCTTTTTGTTGCGGGGTATAATTTTGAATTATTGTGCTTTCGAATGGGCGTGACCGTGGTTTGATAGGGGCTTGCTTCTATGTTAAATTTTTTAGAAACGATACCATAAAGTTTAACTTGATTAAGATGGCCTCGTGTGACTTAAGGGTGTTGTGTTTGTTCTGGTGGCAGTGGAGTAGTGAGTGTGTGGGGCCGGgctaaggggggggggggggggggggggggggggggggggggggggggggggggggggggggggggcaaTGATTGACCAGAGCGACGAGCAACGAATAGTGTGATCCTAAGAGTCTTGTCGAGAGAGATTTTCTCATAGAGCTCGGAGGAATCTGTATTCCATTCCATTCGAAAAGCACATGATAGTTGGTTCTTGTAGATGGCATCTGAAATTTTCCCAGATGGTACTGCCATTGCACTGATTTTAGTTGGCAATGTTAGGGACGAGTGGGATAATGACGGCGTGGGGAATTATTTTGagggaaaaaaattaatttgtcaAGTGTAGCTTTATACAAGTTTGTACTATGAAATCATGTTTGGGAGTGTAATTCATTGTAGTGAAGAGAATTGAGGGAAAATGAAAAATCTGATTTTTAAGAATACAATACAATACAGCACAGTACAATCAATATAAAGTGTCCCAACCGCACATATATACATCATTGTTTTCTAAATAATTAGTAACTAACTATTATAAACGTCAACTAAACTAACCATCGGATAATTCCTGAAAAAAAACCGTCAACTAAACTAACTATTGGATAATTTCTGAAATAAGTTGGATATTGAACTCTACAGAAAAACAGTTAAAACTGTGTTAAATTATGACCTGTTGGAATTGGTTTGTTTATTCTCTtctataattaaaaattaacttaATTTTGTATTCTCGTTAGGTTCTTGAACTTGATTTCTTTATGTTGTCGAATAGTTTTTCAAACAGTACTGAAAGTTGGCAAGGATGGAATTGAAGCCGGAACCAATATGGTGCCTGTAAGTGCTAATTTATAATGATGGTGGATCTTCATAGATATGGGAATTTTTTTTGTCTCGGTAAGTATTCTCTCTTCTTCAATCATTTTCAGGAATCTATTCCAAGACCGATAGCAAGAATATCTGTTACTGTAGTTATGGCGGGTGTGGCACTCTTTTTACTGAAATCATTCCTATCTACGGCATTCTTTGTTTTGGTATGCATTCTCTTTTTGTCAGTTATGTTTAAAGAAACACAGATCCTACGCCGCCATTGTCTCAATTGAATGTTTCAACTTATCCTATTTTTGGCTCCTCGTTATGTTAGCTGTTTTCCATTCATTGCCATGAGAAACATATACTAGAGAACTTACCTTTAATATTGTTATTTTTACCCTATATCTGAAGAAATGAAGTTTATTGTTTTCCTTTTGTTGAAACCATTTTCCGAAAGTCAAGCTAATAAGACGTGGCTTACCATTAGTATTTGCACTTTAACATGTCCCTAACACATAAGAATCACAGACGGGGAGAATGTGCTTAAAATTAATATCCAAAATGTGCACCGGCATGTTGATTGGTTATCAGGAAAGAAAGATCACATGAAACCTACGGGATGATGATGTTTTGAGCCATGCCTTGGATGCCATGTTGAGACCATCATCCCAAAAAGTTTGAGCTTGTAGGAGCTGACTTAGTAATACCTTTATCTTAGCAATACGCTCCTAGTATTATTTATGCAAGTGAACTCACTCTTTCAGTAACATTTTTCCGTGTCAGTAGGGCAAGAAACTGAATTTGATTTTCGCATTTTAAGAGTCCCATGGCAAAACTGCGAtaagaaaagggaaaaaaatatGGGTGCCATTTGAAGCTAACTTATTAGACAAATAAGGACTTTAGATGATTCTGATTTGCTTCTTAAGATTTCATTTATATCAGCATCTTCTATTCAACCTCATGTTACCAAAGACCTCATGAAATTTGAAAACGTTGATAAATCATCCAATGCACCCATTCTTTATGACTTGTTATTTAATTTGTCGATGCTTGTTACTCATCTACCTTCCTTGTCCTCGCATGGTTTTATATTTGTTCAAATCTTGAGCTCGTACTCGGTTGATGACCAGGCTATGATGGGACTAAGCTATTTCATATTCATAGCCTTGAATAAGGATGAAGGTCCAAAAGGGGGTGGAGGAACCACTTCTGTTGATACTAGTTTGGAAGAAGCCAGAAGAATCATGGAGAAGTACAAGTAAATTTGCCTTGCCCCTGttgtgattatgattgttatcggagttgtaaatttaaac contains:
- the LOC140830470 gene encoding uncharacterized protein — translated: MVPESIPRPIARISVTVVMAGVALFLLKSFLSTAFFVLAMMGLSYFIFIALNKDEGPKGGGGTTSVDTSLEEARRIMEKYK